In one window of Frigoriglobus tundricola DNA:
- a CDS encoding acetolactate synthase → MSFGDEAEVDYSTAKGREWPSVRQFNVFLANRMGALLDLVRRFEQTDIRVVSLTVVETADCAIIRLVPSNYERGFEILTAAKFAFTESDLLVVKLPDDDRPLLTITKALLTAEINICYMYPLLIGVGPLGNTAVAVYVDDFESAAPALEAQGFTLFTENDLME, encoded by the coding sequence ATGAGTTTCGGCGACGAAGCCGAGGTGGACTACTCCACCGCGAAGGGACGCGAGTGGCCGAGCGTGCGGCAGTTCAACGTGTTCCTGGCGAACCGCATGGGCGCGCTGCTCGACCTCGTGCGGCGCTTCGAGCAGACGGACATCCGCGTCGTGTCGCTGACCGTGGTAGAGACTGCCGATTGTGCCATTATCCGTCTCGTGCCCAGCAACTACGAGCGCGGGTTCGAGATCCTCACCGCGGCCAAGTTCGCCTTCACGGAGAGCGATCTTCTGGTCGTGAAGCTCCCGGACGACGACCGCCCGCTCCTGACCATCACCAAGGCGCTGCTCACGGCCGAAATCAACATCTGCTACATGTACCCGCTGCTGATCGGCGTCGGCCCGCTGGGGAACACGGCGGTCGCGGTGTACGTGGACGACTTCGAGAGCGCCGCCCCGGCGCTGGAGGCGCAGGGGTTCACCCTGTTCACCGAGAACGACCTGATGGAGTGA
- a CDS encoding ACT domain-containing protein: protein MSFKMQRVHLFHAEVEDKPGGTAAKLKKLAEAGAHLEYVYSQRSITKPGVGDLYVAPILGNGALSAAKAAGMHEVGEPIVMRVEGDDKAGLGGRVTQAWEMAGINLHGLVMSVIGGKFVGYATFDSVADANKAATILAELGTA, encoded by the coding sequence ATGAGCTTCAAGATGCAGCGGGTCCACCTGTTCCATGCGGAGGTGGAAGACAAGCCGGGCGGCACGGCGGCCAAGCTGAAGAAGCTGGCCGAGGCCGGGGCGCACCTGGAGTACGTGTACAGCCAGCGGTCCATTACCAAACCCGGCGTGGGCGATCTGTACGTGGCCCCGATCCTCGGCAACGGCGCGCTGTCCGCCGCGAAGGCCGCCGGGATGCACGAGGTGGGCGAGCCGATCGTCATGCGGGTAGAGGGCGACGACAAGGCCGGCCTGGGCGGGCGGGTGACACAGGCGTGGGAGATGGCCGGGATCAACCTGCACGGGCTGGTCATGTCCGTGATCGGCGGGAAGTTCGTCGGCTACGCCACGTTCGACAGCGTCGCCGACGCGAACAAAGCCGCGACGATCCTCGCCGAACTGGGAACCGCCTGA
- a CDS encoding amidohydrolase family protein has protein sequence MRRFAPLVPIVIVMSLLLVPAQRDTLAQCATPSLFDTQLLLVTQTPFDTRGADAPRSPNADADKVTVFRNATIYTVAADKPIEGGLFVVKGGKIAAVSGPDNAVTLPAGAETIDLKGATIIPGLVDTHSHVGVYSRPGVAANSDGNESSGPVQPGVRAIDAFNVDDPGIHMALAGGVTTANVMPGSGNVIGGQTVYVKYRGRSVEEMRVLGRSGKTEIVGGLKMANGENPKGYSRGKGVAPFTRMKIAALQRETFQKAKEYKAKLDAGTKVDRDITLEPIVEVLEGKRTVHFHCHRADDLLTAIRISEEFGFELVLQHATEGYRVADVLAKKKIPVSLTLIDAPGGKAETMGLLEENAAILDKAGVSVTINTDDSITESRFLLRTGACAVRGGMSEAAALRAVTLTAAKLLHLDHRLGSLEPGKDADFVVLSGAPFSVYTRVEQTWIEGKKVFDETTDRAYQVGGFALPAGEKVPNTRLRWPGPIGKPGPKDLVLDGNSDELKDAVAIEADHIHTAGAEQFGGLGGVIVVKDGKVLRVHFGPATVKNMPVHKAKHVTPGLIDPFSSVGLSGAWNIPADQDQDESSDPNQSELRALDGFNPREPLLDFLRATGTTIVAATPGRQNPLAGRGGIFRTDGATTDAATVTAVWAPVVNLGESAKGKGPTTRMGVAALVRKAFADADAYRAKPPAAKNAKLEGLVPALEGKVPVYFVAHRKDDIQTALRLAAEFKLKPVIAMGTEGFRMADELKAAGVPVVVHPTMQRAGSSIETLHSFTGNAAALDAAGVPVTICTGYEGYVPKTRILRYEAAMAVAAGMDRDRALRAVTINAAKLLGIEKEYGSIEAGKVADLVLYDGDPFEHATHVTRTLMRGKVVYNRDDYLKLPFERRVLPILGGGTGAGCCMGW, from the coding sequence ATGCGCCGATTCGCACCGCTCGTTCCGATCGTCATCGTGATGTCACTGCTGCTCGTGCCCGCGCAACGCGACACGCTGGCGCAATGCGCGACTCCGTCGCTGTTCGATACCCAGTTGCTGCTCGTTACCCAGACGCCATTTGATACTCGGGGGGCTGACGCACCCCGCTCGCCTAATGCGGATGCCGACAAGGTCACCGTTTTCCGCAACGCGACCATCTACACCGTGGCCGCGGACAAGCCGATCGAAGGCGGTCTCTTCGTGGTCAAGGGCGGAAAGATCGCGGCCGTCAGCGGGCCGGACAACGCGGTGACGCTCCCCGCCGGGGCCGAGACGATCGACCTCAAGGGCGCCACGATCATTCCGGGGCTCGTGGACACGCACTCGCACGTCGGTGTGTACAGCCGGCCGGGGGTCGCGGCCAACTCCGACGGCAACGAGTCGAGCGGCCCGGTCCAGCCGGGCGTGCGGGCCATCGACGCCTTCAACGTGGACGACCCCGGCATCCACATGGCCCTCGCCGGCGGCGTGACGACCGCGAACGTGATGCCCGGCTCCGGGAACGTGATCGGCGGCCAGACCGTGTACGTGAAGTACCGCGGCCGGAGCGTCGAGGAGATGCGGGTACTCGGCCGCAGCGGGAAGACCGAGATCGTCGGCGGGCTCAAGATGGCCAACGGCGAGAACCCGAAGGGCTACAGCAGGGGCAAGGGCGTCGCGCCGTTCACGCGCATGAAGATCGCGGCCCTCCAGCGTGAAACGTTCCAGAAAGCCAAGGAGTACAAGGCGAAGCTCGACGCGGGCACCAAGGTCGACCGGGACATCACGCTGGAACCCATCGTCGAGGTGCTGGAAGGCAAGCGCACGGTCCATTTCCACTGTCACCGTGCGGACGACCTGCTCACCGCGATCCGCATCAGCGAGGAGTTCGGCTTCGAACTCGTGCTCCAGCACGCGACCGAGGGCTACCGGGTCGCGGACGTGCTCGCGAAGAAGAAGATCCCGGTGTCGCTCACGCTGATCGACGCGCCCGGCGGCAAGGCCGAGACGATGGGCTTGCTCGAAGAGAACGCCGCGATCCTCGATAAAGCCGGCGTTTCGGTCACGATCAACACCGACGACAGCATCACGGAATCGCGGTTCCTGCTCCGCACCGGGGCGTGCGCGGTCCGCGGCGGGATGAGTGAGGCCGCGGCGCTCCGGGCGGTCACCCTCACCGCGGCGAAGTTGCTCCACCTCGACCACCGGCTCGGGTCGCTCGAACCCGGTAAGGACGCGGACTTCGTGGTGCTGAGCGGCGCGCCGTTCAGCGTCTACACGCGGGTGGAGCAGACCTGGATCGAGGGCAAGAAGGTGTTCGACGAGACGACCGACCGCGCGTACCAGGTCGGCGGCTTCGCACTGCCGGCGGGCGAGAAGGTGCCGAACACCCGGCTCCGGTGGCCGGGGCCGATCGGCAAGCCCGGCCCGAAGGACCTCGTCCTCGACGGGAACTCGGACGAACTGAAGGACGCGGTAGCGATCGAGGCGGACCACATCCACACGGCGGGGGCCGAGCAGTTCGGCGGACTGGGCGGGGTGATCGTCGTGAAGGACGGGAAGGTGCTCCGCGTTCACTTCGGCCCGGCGACCGTCAAAAACATGCCGGTCCACAAGGCGAAGCACGTCACGCCGGGGCTGATCGACCCGTTCAGCTCGGTCGGGCTGAGCGGCGCGTGGAACATCCCGGCGGACCAGGACCAGGACGAGTCGAGCGACCCCAACCAGTCCGAACTGCGCGCGCTCGACGGCTTCAACCCGCGGGAGCCGCTGCTCGATTTCCTCCGGGCCACCGGTACGACGATCGTCGCCGCGACCCCCGGCCGGCAGAACCCGCTCGCGGGCCGCGGCGGCATCTTCCGCACCGACGGCGCCACCACCGACGCGGCGACGGTCACCGCGGTCTGGGCGCCGGTGGTCAACCTGGGCGAGTCCGCCAAGGGCAAGGGGCCGACCACGCGCATGGGCGTCGCGGCGCTCGTCCGGAAGGCGTTCGCGGACGCCGACGCGTACCGGGCGAAGCCGCCCGCCGCCAAGAACGCGAAGCTGGAGGGGCTGGTCCCCGCGCTCGAGGGCAAGGTGCCCGTGTACTTCGTGGCGCACCGCAAGGACGACATCCAGACCGCGCTGCGCCTCGCGGCCGAGTTCAAGCTGAAGCCGGTGATCGCGATGGGGACCGAAGGGTTCCGCATGGCGGACGAGCTGAAGGCGGCCGGCGTGCCGGTGGTCGTTCACCCGACGATGCAGCGGGCCGGGAGCAGCATCGAGACGCTCCACTCCTTCACCGGCAACGCGGCCGCGCTCGACGCCGCGGGCGTCCCGGTCACGATCTGCACCGGCTACGAGGGCTACGTGCCCAAGACGCGGATCTTGCGGTACGAGGCGGCGATGGCGGTCGCCGCGGGGATGGACCGGGACCGGGCGCTGCGGGCCGTGACCATCAACGCGGCCAAGTTGCTCGGCATCGAGAAGGAGTACGGCAGCATCGAGGCGGGGAAGGTGGCCGACCTGGTGCTGTACGACGGCGACCCGTTCGAGCACGCGACGCACGTCACGCGGACGCTGATGCGCGGGAAGGTGGTGTACAACCGCGACGACTACCTGAAACTGCCGTTCGAGCGGCGGGTGCTGCCGATCCTCGGCGGCGGCACCGGCGCGGGGTGCTGCATGGGGTGGTAG